The following are encoded in a window of Thunnus albacares chromosome 9, fThuAlb1.1, whole genome shotgun sequence genomic DNA:
- the prrc2c gene encoding protein PRRC2C isoform X2: MSEKSGQSTKAKDGKTKYATLSLFNTYKGKSLETQKTAVAARHGLQSLGKVAVSRRMPPPANLPSLKAENKGNDPNVNIVPKDGSGWASRSEGGEERQQETPPPQNKPAVLQSQELSIGGSRSWANSKQTQPDGAPRVSSHFHQEFPSLQAAGEVEKDGQEEEPYGPGPSLRPQNVGSWREGGGRNLNTAPSPPEMENRAPEEGSTAPGTSSPPEEADEPGRNVTTDGQKEKRDGRERLPPSAPPQPKLNGGQQPPAGVPTHFDPAFRSMMPPYMFHAYPQMSFGPGQANFRYPVPQDGAKGPRSARPQQPPPQSWLQDPDRPSIISATELKELDNLDTDADEGWAGAQMEVDYTEKLNFSDDEENQAAKDKGENWEWMGKVDRIRSRPPDSQEGWKEGSEDRGGSKTSWADSVDPRAPSPGSMGQYNKAAAPQDYQGGGRSVVAGAPRGSKPPATTAPGADEDSEAWRQKRKKPSDVSEAVERARRRREEEERRMEEQRLAACAEKLKRLNEKHRQATEGKSSPALTTNDEAGAAHEEASSSAPAPASSPVPSIPVSQSPAPIMQAPLPERVDRDRERIERERERVEPNVEEEVHLPRQPGSPVQRPVAKAPEPQSEGESTLAEVGPLTEENQADRTTVPIRDYFNIEDSRVDEPHLPIPHMDTPSGEEVPVAPPQLEGEAAAAIRPSLTSGYSKQFQKSLPPRFLRQQEQMKQQQWQQQQQQSGGSVSPSGGGGVPATQQQQQQQQQQQQQHRSMYQPMGPHHQHLASMGFDPRWLMMQSYMDPRMMSGRPPMDMPANIHPGRMPPKQIVRREPGDNSSSSSDSFDHLTRPIRDHGLPSDSRMVWGSDPYPQSEPLPSVTPPKGREDNKEPRMESGLDLDRGLPAMYPQDHSALDSRKSNFFRDPTESLSAFSQGPEDVPGPLDRVPVGSGFDPEESGLPSGEEVEALGQAMLQRSVSQGSSHSLKLDEPRFDGLPLGTKSLELQDTVDRAEDKPQNELYSQAAVTSNRATPPADGLHKQEKLPLPAPSKQKADLRWGGRSSTGRREGPGGERPVRRSGPIKKPVLRDMKEEREQREEREKRHERGERGERTKKDQSSKAPSAAAAVSEGSRPQGEGKRETPEAEETQTGLQRARDSQPSSGAPTSSSQEEKADKPPSNDKHPEPKLPSRKESNLPPRAYRREEREREREREKEMDKDREREWPADSSFKGRGRGEYYSRGRSYRGTYSGRGRGSRGRSRPEYPYREPRSRSDLPSAGGAAAFRNREESETRSESSDFEVIPKRRRRRGSDTDSESEGGRESASDTGPSDREPSTKPSRPLRRELPGEARSGPHKPGFGPPHMGEKVGSRGDDEGRPKPGFLPKGEPSRRGRGGLYSRRGGQRERGGPRSAPLRRPAARDSSSQWPSKPMETFRPEDTESTSRYDNPPADRRPPKSDGKKFGDGAPQSSRERPRRSRPARPPRQDKPPRFRRLKEREAAVLASGEAPSPPVPLPPVPAAAVPNSAPAKISLSPTLSRAPGTPVTMPAEVAATMPAPNLPSPIEAPLPETSSPTITAVGTKSPDLSNQNSSDQANEEWETASESSDFNERREREERKGALEAANEAATASAPAPAPSQGSLTPSKSPPDGGVTPKREGPPTAKRSFSSQRPTERQNRRGNSGAKPGRSYAGGKGERRGGAKGGRKGPSAQQNSEGTAPAGGATQRPTKDQSARRKDEAKQAAKKPKENALSQFDLNNYASVVIIDDHPEVTTTEDPQSSTNDDGFTEVVSRKQQKRLQDEEKRKKEEQTTQNWGKKGSGDKSRGGGGKLPPRFAKKQSSQQQQQQQQQQQQQQQQQQQQQQQQQQASQSQPPVASTPQAQQQPPISAPQHPHLAPSQPAASPQTLEGTVAPLSSIPPATVDFTSKSLPPASTQTHSTLGTELWENKVAGSTVLSDVKKLGPISPPQPPSVSAWNKPLTSFTGTVSSEGVKPGSEGSVELAIDSIQFGAPSSAGSTDSDGVPAMLETGSDNKLPAPKEQRQKQPRAGPIKTQKLPEMEPVETKEYKPGPIGKERSLKNRKAKDARGGEGEGMEGGVTGGGVSRATESSPPISDTTVPELGGDIEGMITVPSAEYTSNSKESVTDYTTPSSSLADSVPTGGNKMEESLVANVALPHSLPLPRRETLQQSSSLSTVSPATVDLTLKMESARKAWENSPSLEKNSPVTSSSSPITSCASSYSTFSSASMPQIPVASVTPSTSLTGSGTYTTSSLGTKTTTASDPPNICKVKPQQLQGGSLSSSSSSSSSSFSQLGCVPPLLPQQQTPQVYVSQSAAGSAAQIPAFYMDTSHLFSTPHPRLAPPSLAQQQGFQPGLSQPTAVQQIPIPIYAPLQGQPQHQHTHQAQLGLSTGPPVSQPQDLFNSSLQPYRSQQAFMQSSLSQPSMMLSGPSLHSYPGVQAPELGKPQSSLAYQQPSSTQHIPILFEPQLNQPSGMGGSQLIDTHLLQARQGMNQHSNMYSGQVQQHGQSSYYSNTQSPSSAMQQVTVPLPGSQLSLPNFGSGGGQPLLALPPTPPQAQPPNMNRQPPVSQPYRGIMGPNHNMMQPPTSKMDMDLKLFGTGMDVKPGTPPVSARSTTPTSSPYRASSTSPCSQSSKMNSMLYQKQFQPSSAGMRMTQHFPGQFNPQILSQPNIVSPLVRPPHANSFAGGVQRSAMGPPMSPNVGGGLMPHPRPQHPQHSQHPPRGPPGPSLGPRGTQAALKAEQDLKAKQRAEVLQSTHKFFSEQQQQQQQQQQQQQQQQQLKAPQVSKASRLDQGGKPPLDTSAPNHQTGSERPDSDKPPISTAKPIRTGPIKPQAIKPEEGK; this comes from the exons ATGTCCGAGAAGTCAGGGCAGAGCACCAAGGCAAAGGATGGCAAAACAAAGTATGCAACCCTTAGCCTCTTCAACACCTATAAGGGCAAATCTCTGGAaacccagaaaactgcag TGGCAGCCAGACATGGGCTCCAGAGTTTGGGCAAAGTTGCTGTCAGCCGGCGTATGCCCCCTCCGGCCAACCTGCCCAGCCTGAAGGCAGAGAACAAGGGAAACGACCCCAACGTCAACATTGTCCCCAAAGACGGTAGTGGCTGGGCATCCCGATCTgagggaggggaagagag GCAACAGGAGACCCCCCCACCCCAGAACAAACCAGCAGTGCTCCAGTCACAAGAGCTTTCTATTGGGGGCAGTCGTTCCTGGGCCAACAGCAAGCAGACACAGCCAGACG GAGCTCCTCGTGTGAGCAGCCATTTTCACCAGGAGTTTCCCAGCTTGCAGGCGGCTGGTGAGGTCGAGAAAGACGGTCAAGAGGAGGAGCCTTATGGACCAGGCCCCAGCCTCAGACCTCAAA ATGTTGGCAGTTGGCGTGAAGGTGGAGGCAGGAATTTGAACACTGCACCCAGCCCCCCTGAGATGGAGAACAGGGCTCCAGAGGAGGGTAGTACGGCCCCTGGTACCTCTTCACCTCCTGAAGAAGCTGATGAGCCTGGACGAAATGTAACCACTGACGGCCAGAAGGAGAAGAGGGATGGCAGGGAGAGGTTGCCCCCCTCTGCCCCTCCTCAGCCTAAACTTAATGGGGGGCAGCAGCCTCCTGCTGGGGTGCCAACACACTTCGACCCCGCTTTCAGGAGCATGATGCCACCCTAC aTGTTCCACGCCtatcctcaaatgtcttttggCCCAGGGCAAGCAAACTTCAGATACCCTGTACCACAAGATGGAGCAAA GGGTCCTCGCTCAGCACGACCCCAGCAGCCACCCCCTCAGTCCTGGCTCCAGGACCCAGATAGACCCTCTATCATTAGCGCCACAGAACTGAAGGAGCTGGACAACTTAGACACTGATGCTGATGAGGGCTGGGCAG GAGCTCAGATGGAGGTGGACTACACTGAGAAACTAAACTtcagcgatgatgaggagaacCAAGCTGCTAAAGACAAAGGAGAAAACTG gGAATGGATGGGTAAAGTGGATCGTATAAGATCACGGCCACCAGACAGTCAGGAAGGCTGGAAGGAGGGGTCTGAGGATCGTGGAGGCAGTAAAACGTCATGGGCCGACAGCGTAGATCCAAGAGCGCCTTCACCTGGCAGTATGGGGCAGTACAATAAAGCAGCTGCTCCACAGGACTACCAG GGTGGCGGTCGTTCTGTTGTTGCTGGGGCTCCACGTGGGAGCAAACCACCGGCTACAACGGCACCTGGTGCCGATGAGGACTCTGAGGCCTGGCGACAAAAGCGCAAGAAGCCTTCAGACGTTTCTGAAGCTGTAGAGCGAgcaagaaggaggagagaggaagaggaacgGCGGATGGAAGAACAGCGGCTTGCTGCTTGTGCTGAAAAACTTAAACGTCTCAATGAAAAACACCGCCAGGCAACTGAGGGCAAATCTTCCCCAGCTCTGACCACCAACGATGAGGCAGGAGCTGCCCATGAAGAAGCTTCCTCGTCAGCTCCTGCTCCTGCATCCAGTCCTGTACCTTCAATCCCAGTTTCACAATCACCGGCCCCAATCATGCAAGCTCCTCTACCCGAGAGGGTGGATCGAGACAGGGAGAGGATtgagcgagaaagagagagagtcgAACCAAATGTAGAGGAGGAGGTTCACTTGCCTCGTCAACCCGGCTCCCCAGTCCAGCGACCTGTGGCCAAAGCTCCAGAGCCGCAGAGCGAAGGAGAGAGCACCTTGGCTGAGGTCGGCCCCTTGACGGAGGAAAACCAGGCTGACAGGACAACAGTGCCTATTCGAGACTATTTCAACATAGAGGACAGCAGAG tGGATGAGCCCCACCTGCCGATACCTCACATGGACACCCCCAGTGGTGAGGAAGTCCCTGTGGCACCACCACAACTGGAGGGAGAAGCAGCAGCTGCTATACGTCCCTCACTCACCTCAGGCTATTCCAAACAGTTTCAGAAATCTCTGCCGCCTCGCTTCCTCAGACAGCAG GAGCAGATGAAGCAGCAACAAtggcaacaacagcaacagcagagtGGGGGCTCCGTGTCACCATCAGGTGGTGGTGGAGTTCCAGCtacccaacaacaacaacagcagcagcagcaacagcagcagcaacaccgCTCCATGTATCAACCCATGGGCCCCCATCACCAGCACCTGGCCTCCATGGGGTTTGACCCCCGCTGGCTCATGATGCAGTCCTACATGGACCCCCGCATGATGTCTGGACGTCCTCCCATGGATATGCCAGCTAACATTCACCCTG GGAGGATGCCCCCTAAGCAGATTGTGCGCAGAGAGCCAGGTGACAACTCCAGCTCTAGCTCTGACTCCTTTGACCACTTGACGCGACCAATTCGTGACCATGGCCTGCCCTCAGACTCAAGGATGGTATGGGGATCTGACCCATACCCACAGTCAGAACCATTACCGTCTGTAACTCCACCAAAAGGACGGGAAGATAACAAGGAGccgag GATGGAGTCTGGTTTGGATCTAGACAGGGGTCTCCCAGCTATGTACCCCCAGGACCACAGTGCATTGGACTCTCGTAAAAGTAACTTCTTTCGGGACCCCACAGAGTCCCTGTCTGCGTTTTCCCAGGGCCCAGAGGATGTGCCGGGGCCTTTAGATAGAGTCCCTGTTGGCTCAGGCTTTGATCCTGAGGAGTCAGGCCTACCAAGTGGGGAAGAGGTAGAAGCTCTAGGTCAAGCTATGCTCCAGAGGAGTGTCTCCCAAGGCTCGAGCCACTCCCTCAAGCTGGATGAGCCCAGGTTTGATGGGCTACCTCTGGGAACAAAATCACTAGAGCTTCAGGACACAGTGGATAGGGCTGAGGATAAGCCTCAGAATGAGCTCTACTCACAGGCTGCAGTGACCAGCAACAGGGCAACACCCCCTGCTGATGGACTCCACAAACAAGAGAAGCTGCCTCTGCCGGCACCTAGCAAGCAGAAAGCTGATCTGCGCTGGGGTGGGAGATCTAGCACTGGGCGTAGAGAAGGACCAGGAGGAGAGAGACCTGTCCGCAGGTCTGGGCCAATAAAAAAGCCTGTCCTAAGGGACatgaaagaagagagggagcaaagagaggagagagaaaagcgTCAcgagagaggggaaagaggagaaaggacCAAAAAAGATCAGTCCTCTAAAGCTccttctgcagctgctgctgtgtctgaGGGCTCCAGACCTCAGGgtgaggggaagagagaaaCTCCTGAGGCTGAGGAAACTCAGACTGGCCTTCAGAGAGCCAGAGACTCCCAGCCTTCCTCCGGGGCTCCCACCTCTTCCTCTCAGGAGGAGAAAGCAGACAAACCTCCCAGCAACGACAAACATCCAGAACCCAAACTGCCCTCCAGGAAAGAGTCCAATCTACCTCCGCGTGCCTACCGacgagaagagagagaaagggaacgtgagagggagaaggaaatggacaaggacagagaaagagagtggcCTGCTGACTCAAGTTTCAAAGGACGTGGTCGAGGAGAGTATTACTCCAGAGGACGGAGCTACAGGGGGACATACAGTGGCCGAGGCAGGGGTAGTCGTGGTCGAAGCCGGCCAGAGTACCCTTACCGAGAACCTCGATCACGGTCTGACTTACCTTctgctggtggtgctgctgCCTTTCGTAACAGGGAGGAAAGTGAGACTCGCAGTGAGAGTTCAGACTTTGAGGTTATACCGAAACGCAGACGACGCCGTGGCTCGGACACAGATTCTGAAAGTGAAGGTGGGAGGGAGTCTGCTAGTGATACTGGACCTTCTGATCGTGAGCCTAGCACGAAACCTAGCCGTCCACTGAGACGTGAGCTCCCCGGGGAGGCCCGGTCTGGCCCACACAAGCCAGGCTTTGGACCTCCTCACATGGGGGAAAAGGTTGGTTCTAGAGGGGATGATGAAGGCAGACCCAAGCCAGGATTTCTCCCTAAAGGAGAGCCTTCAcggcgaggaagaggaggattaTACAGTAGACGAGGTGGCCAAAGGGAACGTGGAGGCCCTCGTTCAGCCCCTCTTAGACGACCAGCAGCCAGAGATTCTTCTTCTCAGTGGCCCTCTAAACCCATGGAGACATTCAGGCCTGAGGACACAGAGTCCACATCAAGATATGACAATCCTCCAGCTGACCGACGGCCACCTAAGTCTGATGGCAAGAAATTTGGGGATGGGGCTCCTCAGAGTAGCAGAGAAAGGCCTCGTCGATCCAGACCAGCACGACCCCCCAGGCAAGATAAACCTCCCCGCTTCCGGCGGCTGAAGGAGCGGGAGGCTGCAGTGTTAGCTAGTGGAGAGGCCCCAAGTCCCCCTGTCCCTCTACCCCCagtgcctgctgctgctgtccctAATTCTGCCCCAGCCAAAATCTCCCTCTCCCCTACCCTGTCTAGAGCTCCAGGAACCCCTGTAACTATGCCTGCAGAAGTGGCAGCCACTATGCCTGCACCTAACTTACCCTCTCCTATAGAAGCACCCTTGCCTGAGACTAGCAGCCCCACCATCACTGCAGTCGGCACCAAATCCCCTGACTTGTCCAACCAGAACTCCTCAGATCAAGCCAACGAGGAATGGGAAACTGCCTCCGAGAGCAGTGACTTCAACGAAAGGAGAGAAcgagaagagaggaaaggagcaCTGGAAGCTGCAAATGAAGCAGCCACTGCTTCTGCCCCTGCTCCTGCACCCTCTCAGGGCTCTTTAACACCCAGTAAAAGCCCCCCTGATGGAGGGGTGACTCCAAAACGTGAAGGACCTCCTACAGCCAAGAGAAGTTTCTCAAGTCAGAGGcctacagagagacagaatcGTAGAGGCAACAGTGGAGCCAAACCAGGCCGCAGCTACGCAGGGGGcaagggggagaggaggggaggggccAAAGGCGGCCGCAAAGG CCCTTCAGCTCAGCAAAACTCAGAGGGGACAGCACCAGCTGGAGGAGCAACTCAGAGACCTACAAAGGATCAGTCTGCCCGTCGCAAAGATGAGGCCAAGCAGGCTGCCAAGAAGCCCAAAGAGAATGCTCTTTCTCAGTTTGATCTCAATAATTATGCCA GTGTTGTGATCATTGATGATCACCCAGAGGTCACCACCACAGAGGACCCACAGTCCAGCACCAACGATGATGGTTTCACAGAAGTGGTCTCCCGAAAGCAACAGAAACGCCTGCAGGatgaagagaaaaggaaaaaggaagagCAGACGACTCAG AACTGGGGTAAAAAAGGCTCTGGTGACAAGAGCAGAGGGGGTGGAGGAAAGCTGCCACCAAGATTTGCTAAAAAACAGTCATcgcaacagcaacaacaacaacaacaacagcagcagcagcaacaacaacagcagcagcagcaacaacaacaacaacaacaggccTCACAGTCTCAGCCTCCTGTAGCCTCCACCCCCCAGGCCCAACAGCAACCCCCCATTTCTGCCCCCCAGCATCCTCACCTTGCTCCCTCCCAACCTGCTGCATCCCCTCAAACTCTGGAAGGAACGGTGGCTCCTCTGTCCTCCATCCCCCCTGCCACTGTGGACTTTACCTCAAAGAGCCTACCCCCCGCATCTACGCAGACACACAGCACTCTGGGTACAGAGCTGTGGGAGAACAAGGTAGCAGGCTCCACCGTCCTTTCCGACGTCAAGAAGC TTGGTCCAATCAGCCCTCCCCAGCCACCTTCTGTGAGTGCCTGGAACAAACCTCTTACCTCCTTTACTGGCACTGTCTCCTCTGAG gGTGTGAAGCCTGGATCAGAGGGCAGTGTAGAATTGGCAATAGACAGTATTCAGTTTGGAGCACCATCATCTGCAGGCAGCACCGACAGTGATGGAGTTCCAGCAATGCTAGAAACTGGCTCCGACAACAAATTACCTGCTCCCAaagaacagagacagaaacaaccTCGCGCTGGCCCAATCAAAACACAGAAG CTCCCTGAGATGGAACCAGTGGAAACCAAGGAGTACAAGCCAGGTCCCATTGGTAAGGAGCGCTCTCTAAAGAATCGCAAGGCCAAAGACGCACGTGGAGGAGAAGGCgaggggatggagggaggagtaACCGGAGGAGGCGTCAGCAGAGCCACAGAATCCAGTCCTCCCATCAGTGACACCACAGTACCAGAGTTGGGAGGAGACATCGAGGGCATGATCACAGTCCCCTCAGCAGAGTACACCAGTAACTCTAAG gAGTCCGTAACAGACTACACCACTCCCTCCTCATCGCTGGCTGACAGTGTTCCAACAGGAGGCAACAAAATGGAAGAGAGTTTGGTAGCCAAT GTGGCATTACCACATTCGTTGCCCCTTCCTCGGCGAGAGACCCTGCAGCAGAGCTCCAGTCTAAGCACGGTCTCTCCTGCTACTGTTGACCTAACTCTTAAG ATGGAATCGGCTCGCAAAGCGTGGGAGAACTCCCCGAGTCTGGAGAAGAATTCTCCGgtcacctcctcttcctcccccatCACCTCCTGTGCATCCTCGTATTCCACCTTCTCCTCGGCCTCCATGCCACAGATCCCTGTGGCTTCTGTCACCCCCAGCACCTCACTGACAG GTTCTGGTACCTATACGACATCATCCCTTGGCACCAAGACCACCACGGCCTCTGACCCTCCTAACATCTGTAAGGTGAAGCCCCAGCAGCTGCAGGGTGGAAGCCTGTCCTCCtccagcagtagcagtagcagcagcttCTCTCAGCTGGGCTGTGTGCCTCCCCTACTGCCCCAGCAGCAGACCCCTCAGGTGTACGTCTCCCAGTCTGCAGCAG GTTCTGCAGCTCAGATTCCAGCCTTCTACATGGACACTAGCCACCTCTTCAGTACGCCCCACCCTCGCTTGGCTCCTCCCTCCTTGGCGCAGCAGCAAGGCTTCCAGCCCGGCCTGTCACAG CCAACAGCAGTGCAGCAGATTCCCATCCCTATCTACGCTCCACTGCAAGGTCAGCCTcagcaccaacacacacaccaggccCAGCTAGGACTCAGCACTGGTCCTCCAGTCTCCCAGCCACAGGACTTGTTCAACTCTTCACTGCAGCCTTACAG GTCTCAGCAGGCGTTCATGCAGAGCAGCCTGTCACAGCCCTCCATGATGCTGTCAGGACCATCATTGCACAGCTATCCTGGCGTGCAAGCACCTGAGCTGGGCAAGCCTCAGTCCAGTCTGGCCTATCAGCAGCCTTCCTCCACCCAGCACATTCCCATTCTGTTTGAGCCCCAGCTCAACCAGCCATCTGGCATGGGAGGCTCCCAGCTCATTGACACACACCTGCTTCAG GCTCGACAGGGGATGAATCAGCATTCAAACATGTACTCAGGGCAGGTGCAACAACATGGCCAGAGTAGCTACTACAGCAACACCCAATCGCCCAGTTCAGCAATGCAACAG GTGACAGTCCCTCTGCCTGGTTCCCAGCTGTCCCTGCCAAACTTTGGCTCGGGTGGAGGTCAGCCCCTCCTGGCACTGCCTCCCACTCCTCCCCAGGCACAGCCCCCCAACATGAACCGACAGCCCCCAGTCTCCCAGCCGTACCGAGGGATCATGGGCCCCAACCACAACATGATGCAGCCTCCCACCAGCAAG ATGGACATGGATCTGAAACTCTTTGGCACTGGGATGGATGTGAAGCCTGGAACCCCACCTGTCAGCGCCAGGAGCACTACACCCACCTCTAGCCCTTACAg GGCCAGCTCCACCTCCCCTTGTAGTCAGTCCAGTAAGATGAACAGCATGCTGTACCAGAAGCAGTTTCAGCCCAGCTCTGCCGGCATGAGAATGACGCAGCACTTCCCTGGCCAGTTCAACCCACAG ATTCTGTCTCAGCCCAACATCGTCTCTCCTCTGGTTCGACCTCCTCACGCTAACTCATTTGCTGGAGGTGTCCAGCGCTCTGCCATGGGCCCTCCGATGTCACCCAATGTGGGTGGCGGTCTGATGCCTCATCCCAGACCCCAGCACCCACAGCACAGCCAGCACCCTCCCCGAGGACCACCTGGTCCCTCACTGGGACCCAGAGGCACACAGGCGGCTCTGAAGGCTGAACAGGACCTAAAG GCAAAGCAGCGGGCTGAGGTGCTGCAGTCCACTCATAAGTTCTTCtcagagcagcaacagcagcagcagcaacaacaacaacagcaacagcaacagcagcaactcAAGGCCCCGCAAGTTAGCAAAGCATCTCGGCTTGATCAGGGAGGAAAGCCTCCCCTCGACACCTCGGCGCCAAACCACCAGACAGGGAGCGAGCGCCCAGATTCTGACAAACCCCCCATCTCCACAGCCAAGCCCATACGGACTGGCCCCATAAAACCGCAGGCCATCAAACCAGAAGAGGGCAAGTAA